Proteins found in one Lagopus muta isolate bLagMut1 chromosome 18, bLagMut1 primary, whole genome shotgun sequence genomic segment:
- the CACNG5 gene encoding voltage-dependent calcium channel gamma-5 subunit yields MLLGMSACSRKALTLLSSVFAVCGLGLLGISVSTDYWLYLEEGIVQPQNQSAEIKLSLHAGLWRVCFLAGEERGRCFTIEYVMPMNIQLTSESTVNVLKMIRSATPFPLVSLFFMFIGFILSNIGHVRPHRTILAFVSGIFFILSGLSLVVGLVLYISSINDEMLNRTKDSETFFNYKYGWSFAFSAISFLLTESAGVMSVYLFMKRYTAEDIYRPHPGFYRPRLSNCSDYSGQFLHPDAWARGRSPSDISSEASLQMNSSYPALLKCPDYDQMSSSPC; encoded by the exons ATGCTTTTGGGGATGAGCGCCTGCAGCAGGAAGGCGCTGACCCTGCTCAGCAGCGTGTTCGCCGTCTGTGGCCTCGGCCTGCTGGGCATCTCCGTCAGCACCGACTACTGGCTCTACCTGGAGGAAGGCATCGTCCAGCCCCAGAACCAGTCAGCTGAAATCAAGCTGTCACTGCATGCAGGGCTCTGGAGGGTCTGCTTCCTGGCAG GTGAGGAACGTGGCCGGTGCTTCACTATAGAATACGTCATGCCCATGAACATCCAGCTGACATCTGAATCCACAGTCAACGTCCTGA AGATGATCCGCTCTGCCACCCCCTTCCCTCtggtcagcctcttcttcaTGTTCATCGGCTTCATCCTGAGCAACATTGGTCACGTGCGGCCACACAGGACCATCCTTGCCTTCGTGTCGGGGATATTCTTCATCCTGTCAG GTCTGTCCCTGGTGGTGGGGCTGGTCCTCTACATATCCAGCATTAATGATGAGATGCTCAATAGGACCAAGGACTCGGAGACATTCTTCAATTACAAATACGGCTGGTCATTCGCATTCTCTGCCATCTCATTCCTTCTCACAGAG AGCGCTGGGGTGATGTCTGTGTACCTGTTCATGAAGCGATACACCGCCGAGGACATTTACCGACCTCACCCCGGCTTCTACCGACCCCGTCTGAGCAACTGCTCTGACTACTCAGGGCAATTCCTGCACCCAGATGCATGGGCACGGGGCCGTAGCCCATCAGACATCTCCAGTGAGGCATCTCTGCAGATGAACAGCAGCTACCCGGCTCTGCTCAAGTGCCCCGACTACGACCAAATGTCCTCATCTCCATGCTGA